CGCGCCAGCTTCCGGAGGGGCAGACGTGACCGCCCCGCTGGGATGGGCGCTGTTCGCCGCGGTCCTGTCCGGCACCGCCGTGGCACTGGCCACATCGCTGCTGGTCCGTCCGACCCGCCGGCTCGCGGGACGGGTGCGTCCCTACACGGTGGCCAGCCGCACGAGCCTGGGGCGTAGCGCCGACGTGCTCGCGGTCGCAACGCCGGGCGCGGCTCTGTCAGGCGGCACCATCCGGCGGTTGTTCGGGCCGCCGGTGCAGGCGCTGGCGGACCGACTGGGTCGTGTTGTCGACGCGTCCGGCGAGGAACGGCTGTTGTTGAAGCTCCGCCAGGCCGGCCTCCTCGTCGACGTGCCCGTCGAGCGGCGAGTGCAGGACTACCGAGTGCGGCAGCTGGGCAACGCCGCCGCGGGGGCGGCGATCGGGGTGGCGCTCGGCCTGGTGATCGGCGGCTCCCCGTTGGAGGTCCTGGTGGCCGGGGCGTTGGGTTTCGTGGTGGGAGTGACTCGTTGGCGGGGGCGGTTGGACCGCTGTATCGAAGAGCGCCGCAACCGCATGCGGATCGAGCTGTACACGATCAACCAGCTGCTGGCGATGAACGTGCGCATCGGTGGGGGGGTCATCCAGGCGGTGCAGCGGGTGGTCGCGCGCGGCAACGGCGCGGTGGTCGACGAGCTCGCCGAGGTCCTGCGGGCCCACAGCACCGGACTGCGCGCCCCGGAGGCGTTCGCGCGCATCGCGCGTCTGACGCCGGAGCCCAACGCCGCACGGACCTACCGGCTGCTCGCGGCTGGCGCCGAGTTCGGCGCCGACCTCGCCGACGCGCTGCTGAGCTTGTCGGAGGACATCCGCGACGCCCGCCGAGAAGCGCTCAAGCGGACGGCGACCCGCCGCCGCGCCGCGATGCTCCTCCCGATCATCGCGATCCTGGCGCCGGTGATGCTGCTGTTCATCGCCGCGCCCCTGCCGTCACTGATCTTCGGGGTCCGCTGATGCAGGACACAACAGGTCAAGAACTCGAGAGAAGGGATGCAACATGCAGCAGCTGATCACGGCCTTGCGACTCCGGCTGACGGGGTTGGCGACACAGTTCCGTGAGCGGGAGGACGGCTTCAGCACGGCGGAACTTCTGGGGAACGCGGCCATCGGGATCCTTGCGCTTCTCGTCATCTGGGGCGCCCTGCAAGCCGCCGGCGTGAGCATCATCGAGTGGATCACCAGCCAGATCACCAGCGGTGGTGGTGGCCAGGTCGGACGTTGACTGCTGCTGGTGAGGTCGGAGCCTGGCTGCTGGGGTCGGAGCCCGGCTCGGTGGTCGGAGCGTGACTGGTGGACGCGCACGTTGACGCGCCGGTGACCGCCGTGATCGCCGTGCGGCAGGGACGGCGCCCACCTGCGGCCGCGTCCCACGGCCGGTGGCGGAGCGACGTCGGCGGCCACGCCGGCTTC
The Actinomycetota bacterium genome window above contains:
- a CDS encoding type II secretion system F family protein, translated to MTAPLGWALFAAVLSGTAVALATSLLVRPTRRLAGRVRPYTVASRTSLGRSADVLAVATPGAALSGGTIRRLFGPPVQALADRLGRVVDASGEERLLLKLRQAGLLVDVPVERRVQDYRVRQLGNAAAGAAIGVALGLVIGGSPLEVLVAGALGFVVGVTRWRGRLDRCIEERRNRMRIELYTINQLLAMNVRIGGGVIQAVQRVVARGNGAVVDELAEVLRAHSTGLRAPEAFARIARLTPEPNAARTYRLLAAGAEFGADLADALLSLSEDIRDARREALKRTATRRRAAMLLPIIAILAPVMLLFIAAPLPSLIFGVR